The Dethiosulfovibrio peptidovorans DSM 11002 nucleotide sequence TCTGCATCGTCCACGAGAACCACGGCAGATACTGTACTATACGCCTTTTTGTATTTATCCAACCTTTTTAGCATCTCTCCGTTTAAGTCATCTCCACTGATTCCGGAAACTTTTCTGAGTTTCGGACCTGGTTTAAGTTTTGCCGGAAAGGCACGAATCCAGCTCACGGAGGAGGAAGAGGTTATTTTTTCGAGAAAGTTCTGGATAGCTCCTAGTTCGGTATATCCGTCCGAGCAAAAATAGGCTATTTCCATCTGGTTCAAAACGGCCATCCTCCTAGCATTGGCTCGCCCACTCTGTAAAGATCCCCAAGCTCCCATCCTTCCTCGAAAAACGACTCCAAATCCGCAGGTTCGACCGATTTAAAAGCGTACTTTCCAGATGTTTCGCCCTTTACGAATATCTTGAGGTCTTTAGAGCCATCTCGAAAGGCCTCGGTAAATCCGTCCAGAAGGTCCGGCGAATGGGTGCTGACGAAGATCTGCCTGGAGACACTTCCTGCTTTCAGGATTTTTCCGGCCAGTCCTCCCAGCCAAGCGGGGTGCAGGTTAAGCTCAGGCTCATCCAGGCTTAGTGCGTCCATTTTAAGGGGAGAGGTCAGCAAAAAAAGGTGGACCAGGAGTTTTTTTGTGCCATCGGAAAGCTCGTTAAGCGAAAAGACACTTCCATTTATGGTGCAGTACAGCTGGACTGTTCCGTCGCTTCTTTCGTCGAAGGAGAACCCCCTCAAACCTTTTATGAAAACGGAGGCGTTCTCGGAAAGATCGTTTAGGTATTCTTCGTTTTTCTGCTTTAGGGAAAAGAGGACTCTGGCGAAATTAGATCCGTCGAAGAGCAGATATCTGTCCTCGTCCTCCATTTTTGAAGCAAACCGCATCAGGTCCAGACGAATATCGGTACTCGAGTATGAACGAAAGACACCTAAAGATTCCCTGGCTTTTTCAAGACCATCGCTGAAGACAGGATAGAGTTCGTTTCTGAAACCGCTGTTTTTGAGCAGCTCTTCGTCCTGTCTGAAGACGCTCTCCGCTCTTTCCAACGCCATAGGAGGAAACTCTTTTTTTCCACTTCTTTTGACGGAGAAACGACCTGTCTCTGGACTTTCTCGTTTGAAGAAGCAAAACGGTTGATCGTATCCTTCATTAGCATTTTCATACATGAGACTCTCTCTGGATATGTAAAAGCCGTGGGGTATGTCCAGTTTTTGACCTGCTTCAAAAGACATGTCGTAGACCAACGGATTATTCCAGTTCGGGGCATCCAGGGTATATTTTATCTTTACCGATCTTGACGATTGAGCCCTGTTGGGTATTTCATCCCAACCGTTGCTATCGATAAAATCCAAAAAGGCGGTACGTTTAGGAGCGATGTCTTTGCTCACCATTCGAGGGAGGAAATGGACGGCCTCAATCAGGGTTGTTTTGCCACAGTTGTTGGGCCCCAGAAACAGATTCACCTCACCAAACTCCATCTCTTCGTCCAAAAGGACTCTGAAATTTTGCACACAAAATTTCTTAAGCATAAGACCACCTCGATCTATATGATGCTATTCAAAAACAGATTTCAGTTTCAAGACTATCTTTTCCGCCGCGTGTCCGTCGCCGTAGGGGGTGGGCGGTGTCGTTCCGTCGGTTTGGGAGATGGAGAGTCCTTTTTTTACTATGTCCTCGGAGTTAGGCTCCGCCAGGAGGTTCCAGCCGCAGTCGGTAAGCTCTCTCCAGCCGGTGTCGGGCATTATAACCAGGGCCCTTTTTCCGGCAAAGACGGCTTCTTTCTGGAATCCGCCGCTGTCGGTAACGGCGAAGACGCAGTTTTCCGCCAACCCCATGAGCTGA carries:
- a CDS encoding AAA family ATPase is translated as MLKKFCVQNFRVLLDEEMEFGEVNLFLGPNNCGKTTLIEAVHFLPRMVSKDIAPKRTAFLDFIDSNGWDEIPNRAQSSRSVKIKYTLDAPNWNNPLVYDMSFEAGQKLDIPHGFYISRESLMYENANEGYDQPFCFFKRESPETGRFSVKRSGKKEFPPMALERAESVFRQDEELLKNSGFRNELYPVFSDGLEKARESLGVFRSYSSTDIRLDLMRFASKMEDEDRYLLFDGSNFARVLFSLKQKNEEYLNDLSENASVFIKGLRGFSFDERSDGTVQLYCTINGSVFSLNELSDGTKKLLVHLFLLTSPLKMDALSLDEPELNLHPAWLGGLAGKILKAGSVSRQIFVSTHSPDLLDGFTEAFRDGSKDLKIFVKGETSGKYAFKSVEPADLESFFEEGWELGDLYRVGEPMLGGWPF